In Fictibacillus halophilus, a single genomic region encodes these proteins:
- a CDS encoding MFS transporter, producing the protein MQLSTYKFSVLVSIVFISGFAQGMLLPLIAVIFEQDGTSASLNGFHATALYIGILIASPFIEKPLRRFGYKPLILAGLLAVVLCFAMFPVWKVFWFWFVLRLLIGIGDHMLHFSTQTWITTSSPEKKRGRNISIYGIAFGAGFGIGPLMTKILEVNENLPFWLAAGLCFLSFLLMTTIRNETPETESARTSGVTAIDRYKDVLKLAWVSLLPPFGYGFLEATLHGSFPVFALRNGISLDWVAVLLPAFVLGSLVFQLPLGILSDKLGRKPILIFSFVSGFFSFLATYWSMNNFWLLISLFFLSGMFVGSMFSLGIAYMSDLLPKYHLPAGNILAGISFSIGSMSGPMIGGSFISWFDGGAFVFAICGMLFLLCLPILFIKNNNEISIKSKTA; encoded by the coding sequence ATGCAGCTTTCTACGTATAAATTTTCAGTTTTAGTTAGCATTGTTTTTATTTCAGGTTTCGCTCAAGGTATGCTGCTTCCTTTAATTGCAGTCATCTTTGAACAGGATGGTACATCCGCTTCCTTAAACGGTTTCCATGCTACAGCTCTTTATATAGGTATCTTGATCGCTTCTCCATTTATTGAAAAGCCTCTTAGAAGGTTTGGCTATAAACCACTCATTTTAGCAGGACTTTTAGCTGTTGTACTCTGTTTTGCTATGTTTCCTGTTTGGAAAGTATTCTGGTTTTGGTTTGTTTTAAGGCTCTTGATTGGTATTGGAGATCATATGCTTCATTTCTCTACACAAACTTGGATTACGACAAGTAGTCCTGAAAAAAAGAGAGGCAGAAACATTTCTATATATGGTATTGCGTTCGGAGCAGGATTTGGAATCGGACCTCTTATGACAAAGATACTAGAAGTAAACGAAAATCTTCCTTTTTGGCTTGCTGCAGGTCTTTGTTTTCTTTCTTTTCTTTTAATGACGACGATACGAAACGAAACACCTGAAACAGAATCAGCTCGGACTTCTGGTGTCACAGCCATCGATCGCTATAAAGATGTGCTGAAATTAGCATGGGTATCTTTATTGCCACCCTTTGGATACGGCTTTTTAGAAGCAACTCTTCATGGCTCTTTTCCCGTTTTTGCACTTCGGAACGGAATCAGCTTAGATTGGGTAGCGGTTCTGCTGCCAGCTTTTGTGTTAGGTAGCCTTGTTTTCCAGTTACCACTCGGAATTCTCAGCGATAAATTGGGGCGGAAACCCATTTTAATCTTTTCTTTCGTTTCTGGTTTCTTCTCGTTCCTGGCAACCTACTGGAGCATGAACAACTTTTGGCTTCTGATCAGTTTGTTCTTTTTATCAGGAATGTTTGTTGGATCGATGTTCTCTCTTGGCATCGCATATATGAGTGACCTGCTTCCTAAATATCACCTGCCTGCAGGGAATATCTTAGCAGGCATCAGCTTTAGCATAGGCAGCATGTCAGGTCCTATGATTGGGGGAAGTTTTATAAGCTGGTTTGATGGCGGTGCTTTTGTATTCGCTATCTGCGGCATGCTATTTTTGCTCTGTTTACCGATACTGTTTATTAAAAATAATAATGAAATCTCGATAAAGTCTAAAACAGCATAG
- a CDS encoding TlpA disulfide reductase family protein, whose product MRLRSDMPELNGATQWINGEVTKSDLIGNKPTLIHFWSVSCGLCKDAMPNINQFRDDYKDELNVIAVHMPRSEKDLDIDQIKEVAAEHDITQPIFVDNDHALTDAFENEYVPAYYVFDAEGKLRHYQAGGDGMKMLTKRVNRVLGKETK is encoded by the coding sequence ATGAGACTACGTTCGGATATGCCAGAACTTAACGGTGCTACACAATGGATCAATGGAGAAGTTACTAAAAGTGACTTGATTGGAAATAAACCCACACTTATCCACTTTTGGTCTGTAAGCTGTGGATTATGTAAAGATGCAATGCCTAACATTAATCAATTTCGCGATGACTATAAAGACGAACTGAACGTTATTGCGGTTCATATGCCTCGTTCAGAAAAAGATTTGGATATCGATCAAATTAAAGAAGTAGCAGCTGAACATGATATTACACAGCCAATCTTTGTTGATAACGATCATGCTCTAACAGACGCATTTGAAAACGAGTACGTGCCTGCTTATTATGTTTTTGATGCAGAAGGTAAGCTTCGTCACTACCAAGCAGGTGGAGATGGCATGAAGATGCTTACAAAACGTGTTAACCGTGTGCTAGGAAAAGAAACAAAGTAA
- a CDS encoding VanZ family protein, translating to MKKVRFIFSILGTLVFIVYMAVLIKATLFSFNEYVYGKSANLVLFDSIRQMWRSDNDWLILKNIIGNVILFVPFGLLLPLIYRVFNSWRFIFIFGFGTSFIIEVLQYEYFKRIFDIDDIFLNGIGAMLGLFLYKFLAVIFRWIERLLK from the coding sequence ATGAAAAAAGTTAGATTCATCTTTAGTATTTTAGGTACACTTGTTTTTATCGTGTACATGGCAGTTCTGATTAAAGCGACTCTTTTCTCATTTAATGAGTATGTTTATGGAAAATCAGCTAATCTCGTTTTGTTTGATAGCATTAGACAGATGTGGAGAAGCGATAATGATTGGCTCATCCTTAAGAACATTATAGGGAATGTGATTTTATTTGTACCATTTGGTTTGTTGCTGCCTTTAATTTACCGAGTGTTTAACTCTTGGCGTTTTATTTTCATTTTTGGTTTTGGTACAAGTTTTATTATAGAAGTTCTTCAATATGAGTATTTTAAACGAATCTTTGATATTGATGATATATTTCTTAATGGTATAGGTGCTATGCTAGGGCTGTTTTTGTATAAGTTTTTAGCGGTGATCTTTCGATGGATCGAACGATTGTTAAAATAA